In Bacteroidales bacterium, the genomic stretch ACGAAAGTGCCCGAATCAAGCAGAATTTCCAAACGCTCACGTGCGGTCAGCCTCCCGGCATTGTGCTGCTTTTCAATCCGGTCAATGCCTCCTCCTAACTCGGCAGCTTTGTTCTTTTCTTCAAATAGTCTGAATTTTTCTTCTAGCTTTGACATAAATCCGGAATTGGTTATAATTATTCCTGTAGTTTATTACTCGATGATAATCAATGGCTGGTTGGCACTGACTGTGTCACCTTCTTTAACTTTGATTTCTTTAATAAGACGGTTATTCTTGACTTTATATTCACTTTCCATCTTCATGGCTGAAACGATCACTACGGTATCGCCGGCTTTGACCTGATCCCCCGGCCTGACAAGGATTTTAACCACCTTTCCCGGCATGGGTGAAGAGATGACGGAATCTTCCAGATCATCCATCCTTTTACGGCTCTTCTGATACTTTCGTTCAGCATCTACCACTTCCGCATCAAAAGAATAGAACAGCGTGTTAACCTGATAATTCTTTGGACCGCCAGATGCCATAAGCTCAACATTGTATGATCTTCCATCAAGCAGGATGGAGTAAACCCCACGCTCAACCATGATCATATCGACCTCATACAATTTACCATCGACCTTGATTTTAAGTTCACTGCCCTCCCTGCCGATCATCTCGACC encodes the following:
- a CDS encoding biotin/lipoyl-binding protein; the protein is MRSLEIQIGERIAKVEMIGREGSELKIKVDGKLYEVDMIMVERGVYSILLDGRSYNVELMASGGPKNYQVNTLFYSFDAEVVDAERKYQKSRKRMDDLEDSVISSPMPGKVVKILVRPGDQVKAGDTVVIVSAMKMESEYKVKNNRLIKEIKVKEGDTVSANQPLIIIE